A part of Synechococcus sp. KORDI-49 genomic DNA contains:
- the serS gene encoding serine--tRNA ligase, translating into MLDQRLVRDNPEQIANELGRRGKAVDLTRLQVIAQQQRKLEEERSGLQAEGNRIGKEVGQKIKSGADPKGDEVAELRHQGNAIKQKVAVLEEEEKHLSSQLKEQLLTYPNLPSPDCPDGRDESDNIELRRWGTPRKEEGLEEHWQIAERLNLFDTERSVRIAQSRFVTLMGQGARLERGLINFMLDLHTSKGYREVLPPVLVNSASLTGSGQLPKFAEDCFRCSDDDLWLTPTAEVPVTSLHRDEIIPADQLPLRYAAYSPCFRREAGSYGRDTRGLIRLHQFNKVELYWFAHPDHSEEAHQQITADAEAVLQALELPYRVLDLCTGDIGFSARRTYDLEVWLPGAGAYREISSCSVCGDFQARRSSIRTKEGKNTKLVHTLNGSGLAVGRTMAALLENGQQPDGSIRMPDALVPYVGRERLQPE; encoded by the coding sequence GTGCTCGACCAGCGCCTTGTGCGTGACAATCCCGAACAGATCGCCAATGAACTGGGGCGTCGGGGCAAGGCTGTCGATCTGACGCGACTGCAGGTGATCGCCCAGCAGCAGCGGAAGCTTGAGGAAGAACGCAGCGGTCTGCAGGCGGAGGGCAACCGCATCGGAAAAGAGGTCGGCCAGAAGATCAAGAGCGGCGCCGATCCGAAAGGGGACGAGGTGGCTGAACTGCGGCATCAGGGCAACGCCATCAAGCAGAAGGTGGCCGTACTGGAAGAGGAGGAAAAGCACCTCTCCTCTCAGCTGAAGGAGCAGCTGCTCACGTATCCGAATCTTCCCTCTCCTGACTGCCCCGACGGCAGGGATGAATCCGACAACATTGAACTGCGGCGATGGGGAACGCCTCGAAAGGAGGAGGGCCTTGAGGAGCACTGGCAGATCGCCGAACGTCTGAACCTGTTCGACACCGAGCGCTCGGTGCGCATCGCCCAGAGCCGCTTCGTCACCCTGATGGGTCAGGGAGCCAGGCTGGAGCGGGGCCTGATCAACTTCATGCTGGATCTCCACACCAGCAAGGGTTACCGGGAGGTGCTTCCTCCGGTGCTGGTGAACAGCGCCAGCCTCACGGGCTCAGGTCAGCTGCCCAAATTCGCTGAAGACTGTTTCCGCTGCTCCGACGATGACCTCTGGCTGACCCCCACAGCCGAGGTTCCTGTGACCTCCCTGCATCGCGATGAGATCATCCCGGCGGATCAGCTTCCCCTCCGCTATGCCGCCTACAGCCCATGCTTCCGGCGCGAGGCGGGAAGCTACGGCCGTGACACCCGTGGACTAATCCGTCTCCATCAGTTCAACAAGGTTGAGCTGTACTGGTTCGCGCATCCGGATCACTCCGAGGAGGCCCACCAGCAGATCACCGCCGATGCCGAAGCGGTGCTGCAGGCTCTGGAACTGCCTTACCGGGTGCTCGATCTCTGCACCGGCGACATCGGCTTCTCGGCCCGCAGGACCTACGACCTGGAGGTGTGGCTGCCGGGAGCCGGCGCGTACCGGGAAATCTCCAGCTGCAGCGTCTGCGGCGATTTCCAGGCCAGGCGCTCCTCCATCCGCACCAAGGAAGGCAAGAACACCAAGTTGGTCCACACCCTGAACGGCAGTGGACTGGCGGTGGGTCGCACGATGGCGGCCCTGCTGGAGAACGGCCAGCAGCCGGACGGCAGCATCCGGATGCCCGACGCCCTTGTTCCCTACGTCGGCCGCGAACGACTGCAGCCAGAATGA
- a CDS encoding AAA family ATPase, with amino-acid sequence MSSAAWSDQLDLLIRARTPLIWIRSHEEGRVQDLLAQATQRLQRRLACWDFIEGLSGVLNSDGLGSRQPMAILQWLQQLEASSPTLLMVKDFHRFCDDPGVARMLRNLNGSLRSTPHTLVLCCGAWTPPQDLEETLTLLDLPLPDGEDLRQLITSISISSGEPLAPPALEELTRACSGLSEMRVRQVAARALARRGQLGAEDLAEVLEEKRQTIARSEVLEFCSSDLGTEAIGGLEALKVWLQQRHRAFSEEARRFGLPLPRGVLLVGPQGTGKSMTAKAIARSWSMPLLRLDVGRLFAGLVGASEARTRETIQRAEAMAPCVLWIDEIDKGFGGDGRSDGGTSQRVLASVLTWMAEKRSAVFVVATANGVEQLPPELLRKGRFDEIFLLNLPSSEERRRILELHLERRRPGLGLPLATVVSRSDGFSGAELEQTVIEAMHLAFADARELSETDLIRAASQLVPLSRTASEQLEALKQWASGGRARPASIATRNEP; translated from the coding sequence ATGAGCAGCGCTGCCTGGAGCGACCAGCTCGATCTGCTGATCCGTGCCCGCACGCCCTTGATCTGGATCCGCAGCCATGAGGAAGGCCGGGTTCAGGACCTGCTGGCCCAGGCGACCCAACGCCTGCAACGGCGGCTCGCCTGCTGGGATTTCATCGAGGGACTCAGCGGGGTGCTGAATTCCGATGGACTCGGCAGCCGTCAGCCGATGGCGATTCTCCAGTGGCTTCAGCAGTTGGAGGCCAGCAGTCCAACCCTGCTGATGGTCAAGGACTTCCATCGCTTCTGCGACGATCCCGGCGTGGCAAGGATGCTGCGGAACCTGAACGGCTCCCTGCGCAGCACACCACACACCCTGGTGCTGTGCTGCGGTGCATGGACCCCTCCTCAGGACCTTGAGGAGACCTTGACGCTGCTGGATCTTCCCCTTCCGGACGGAGAGGATCTGCGTCAGCTGATCACCAGCATCAGCATCAGCAGCGGTGAACCGCTTGCACCGCCGGCTCTTGAGGAGCTCACCCGGGCCTGCAGCGGTCTGAGCGAGATGCGTGTGCGTCAGGTGGCGGCTCGCGCCCTGGCCCGACGCGGCCAGCTCGGGGCGGAGGACCTTGCCGAAGTTCTGGAAGAGAAGCGTCAGACGATCGCCCGCAGTGAGGTGCTGGAGTTCTGCAGCAGTGATCTCGGCACGGAGGCGATCGGCGGCCTCGAAGCCCTGAAGGTCTGGCTGCAGCAACGTCATCGCGCCTTCTCCGAAGAAGCACGACGTTTCGGACTGCCTCTGCCGAGGGGAGTGCTGCTGGTGGGTCCCCAGGGAACCGGCAAATCGATGACGGCGAAGGCCATCGCCCGTAGCTGGTCGATGCCTTTGCTGCGTCTGGATGTGGGTCGACTGTTTGCCGGTCTGGTGGGTGCCAGCGAGGCACGCACCAGGGAAACCATTCAACGGGCCGAAGCGATGGCCCCCTGCGTTCTCTGGATCGATGAGATCGACAAGGGATTCGGTGGCGATGGTCGCAGCGACGGCGGCACCAGCCAGCGGGTGCTGGCCAGCGTGCTGACCTGGATGGCGGAGAAACGATCAGCGGTTTTTGTCGTGGCGACGGCGAACGGGGTCGAGCAGTTGCCTCCGGAACTGCTGCGCAAGGGACGTTTCGACGAGATCTTCCTGCTCAACCTCCCCAGCAGCGAGGAGCGGCGGAGAATTCTGGAGCTGCATCTGGAGCGCCGGCGCCCGGGACTGGGTCTTCCACTGGCGACGGTGGTCAGTCGCAGTGATGGATTCTCAGGTGCCGAACTGGAGCAGACGGTGATTGAAGCGATGCATCTGGCCTTCGCCGACGCTCGGGAACTGAGCGAGACGGATCTGATCCGGGCCGCGTCCCAGCTGGTCCCTCTCTCCCGGACCGCCAGCGAACAACTGGAAGCGCTGAAGCAATGGGCCTCAGGGGGCCGGGCCCGCCCCGCCTCCATTGCGACACGTAACGAACCCTGA